Proteins encoded by one window of Anaeromyxobacter diazotrophicus:
- a CDS encoding ABC transporter permease yields MKRATPLLLVAREELLLAVRSRWTLIFAGVFAVLATGVAAAGYVLSGGSGLQDLARTSASLVQLVVLVVPLAALLMGVLSIAPERSTSELLFAQPVSRRAILLGRAAGLFAALAAAEAVGFGAAGLLVFARAGDEGAAGFAQLVGFALLLTAIFVSLAALIASTATGRRRGRALAVALVVWFAAVILVDLAALGLASLLPSGPASRVLVVAVLANPAAAVRTGALLGIEGTAAFGAGSLALLRATHGPLGAALAIAASSALWVCVPLAWADRRLQRVDL; encoded by the coding sequence GTGAAGCGCGCCACGCCGCTCCTGCTGGTCGCGCGCGAGGAGCTGCTCCTCGCCGTCCGCTCGCGCTGGACGCTCATCTTCGCGGGCGTCTTCGCGGTCCTCGCCACCGGCGTGGCCGCCGCGGGCTACGTCCTGTCCGGCGGCAGCGGGCTGCAGGACCTGGCGCGGACGAGCGCCTCGCTGGTGCAGCTCGTCGTGCTGGTGGTGCCGCTCGCGGCGCTGCTCATGGGGGTGCTCTCCATCGCGCCGGAGCGGAGCACCTCCGAGCTGCTGTTCGCGCAGCCGGTCTCGCGGCGGGCCATCCTGCTCGGCCGCGCGGCCGGCCTGTTCGCCGCCCTCGCCGCCGCCGAGGCGGTCGGGTTCGGCGCCGCCGGGCTGCTCGTCTTCGCCCGCGCCGGCGACGAGGGGGCGGCCGGGTTCGCGCAGCTCGTCGGGTTCGCGCTGCTCCTCACGGCCATCTTCGTCTCGCTCGCGGCGCTCATCGCCTCCACGGCCACCGGGCGGCGCCGCGGGCGGGCGCTGGCGGTGGCGCTCGTGGTCTGGTTCGCGGCCGTCATCCTGGTCGACCTGGCGGCGCTGGGCCTCGCGTCGCTGCTGCCGTCAGGCCCCGCCTCGCGGGTGCTGGTCGTGGCCGTGCTCGCGAACCCCGCCGCCGCGGTGCGCACCGGCGCGCTCCTCGGCATCGAGGGCACGGCGGCCTTCGGCGCGGGGTCGCTGGCGCTGCTGCGCGCGACGCACGGGCCGCTCGGCGCCGCGCTCGCCATCGCCGCGTCGAGCGCGCTGTGGGTGTGTGTCCCGCTCGCGTGGGCCGACCGCCGCCTCCAGCGTGTCGACCTATAG
- a CDS encoding helicase HerA-like domain-containing protein has translation MARPPLTVPVARAREEELALLARMANRHGLVAGATGTGKTVTLRVLAEGLSRLGVPVFMADVKGDLSGLARPGADAPPVSERVKKLGLSDFAYQAAPVAFWDVFGKQGHPVRATVTALGPLLLARILGLNDVQEGVLQIVFKFADEQGLLLLDLKDLRAVVAEVSDRASELRAKYGNVSTASVGAIQRALLALEAQGGDKLLGEPALELEDLMQTAEDGRGVVNVLAADELIRAPRVYATLLLWMLSELFERLPEVGDPEKPRLVFFFDEAHLLFDDAPKALLDRIEQVVRLVRSKGVGVYFVTQSPLDVPETVLGQLGNRVQHALRAFTPRDQKAVRTAADTFRQRSGLDAAEVITQLGVGEALVSLLDEGGTPTPVDRALVLPPRSRLQPLTPDERAEVVRASPLAAHYGQAVDRESAYEQLRARAGAAQRGEPAPRGRSGGGWGGRAPLPGDAAGAALDMLGSAAKSAARAAGSQLGREIMRGVLGSLFGGGGRRR, from the coding sequence ATGGCCCGCCCACCGCTCACCGTCCCGGTCGCCCGCGCCCGCGAGGAGGAGCTCGCGCTGCTCGCCCGCATGGCGAACCGGCACGGCCTCGTCGCCGGCGCCACGGGCACCGGCAAGACCGTCACGCTGCGGGTGCTGGCGGAGGGGCTGTCGCGGCTCGGGGTGCCGGTCTTCATGGCCGACGTGAAGGGCGACCTCTCGGGGTTGGCCCGCCCGGGCGCCGACGCCCCGCCGGTCTCCGAGAGGGTGAAGAAGCTCGGCCTGTCCGACTTCGCCTACCAGGCCGCGCCGGTCGCGTTCTGGGACGTCTTCGGCAAGCAGGGCCACCCGGTGCGCGCCACCGTCACGGCGCTCGGCCCGCTGCTGCTCGCCCGGATCCTGGGCCTCAACGACGTCCAGGAGGGCGTGCTCCAGATCGTCTTCAAGTTCGCCGACGAGCAGGGGCTCCTCCTGCTCGACCTGAAGGATCTGCGGGCGGTGGTGGCGGAGGTGTCCGACCGCGCCTCCGAGCTGCGCGCGAAGTACGGTAACGTCTCCACGGCGAGCGTGGGCGCCATCCAGCGCGCGCTCCTCGCGCTCGAGGCGCAGGGCGGGGACAAGCTCCTCGGCGAGCCCGCGCTGGAGCTCGAGGACCTCATGCAGACCGCGGAGGACGGCCGCGGGGTGGTGAACGTCCTCGCCGCGGACGAGCTCATCCGCGCGCCGCGCGTCTACGCGACGCTCCTCCTCTGGATGCTCTCGGAGCTCTTCGAGCGGCTGCCCGAGGTGGGCGACCCGGAGAAGCCGCGGCTGGTCTTCTTCTTCGACGAGGCGCACCTCCTCTTCGACGACGCGCCGAAGGCGCTGCTCGACCGGATCGAGCAGGTGGTGCGGCTCGTCCGCTCGAAGGGCGTGGGCGTCTACTTCGTCACCCAGAGCCCGCTCGACGTGCCGGAGACGGTGCTGGGGCAGCTCGGCAACCGGGTCCAGCACGCGCTGCGCGCCTTCACGCCGCGCGACCAGAAGGCGGTGCGCACGGCCGCGGACACGTTCCGGCAGCGGTCTGGGCTCGACGCCGCCGAGGTCATCACCCAGCTCGGCGTGGGCGAGGCGCTCGTGTCGCTGCTCGACGAGGGCGGCACGCCCACGCCCGTGGACCGGGCGCTGGTGCTCCCGCCGCGGAGCCGGCTCCAGCCGCTCACGCCGGACGAGCGCGCCGAGGTGGTGCGCGCCTCGCCGCTCGCGGCGCACTACGGCCAGGCGGTGGATCGCGAGTCCGCCTACGAGCAGCTGCGCGCCCGCGCCGGCGCCGCCCAGCGTGGCGAGCCGGCGCCGCGCGGGCGCTCCGGGGGCGGGTGGGGTGGCCGCGCGCCGCTCCCCGGCGACGCGGCCGGCGCCGCGCTCGACATGCTCGGCTCGGCGGCGAAGAGCGCCGCCCGCGCCGCCGGGTCGCAGCTCGGCCGCGAGATCATGCGGGGCGTGCTCGGCTCGCTCTTCGGGGGCGGGGGGCGGCGGCGGTGA
- the nosD gene encoding nitrous oxide reductase family maturation protein NosD, whose amino-acid sequence MASGAALLALVAAAGGVGDMASIQPGGLEGRPPPSEASPLQALVDAAAQGATVTIPAGTYRGDLIVDRPLRLTGVGRPRLVGSGQGSVVRIRAPDVTVEGLDVDGVGGGDLGRDSSGVHVAAPRATVRDVRIERSLFGVYLREAPGAVVERCVVHGIPGKDAGEKGSGIHVWNTEGFTLTGNDLSDVRDGLYIQSSSHGLIRGNAARDLRYGIHYMYSDDNVFEDNVFERSAAGGVLMHSRRIVFRRNQFLHNRGYASVGLLFKSCDDSLAEDNLIADNARGVFLEGSYRDVLRRNVVARSDVALVLFDSCGDVRVEGNAFLGNLAPLELVGRRTDTRLDGNYWSDHDAPDLDGDGVSDAPFVISSLFDHLRGNVLAADLVAQSPAAAALGAAERAFPVLRPIEAVDHRPLARRPALPDVPRPARPGRGADPAGLALALGTLAAGVAVLAGAGRGAGGRA is encoded by the coding sequence ATGGCGTCCGGGGCCGCGCTCCTCGCGCTCGTCGCCGCGGCCGGTGGGGTCGGCGACATGGCGAGCATCCAGCCGGGCGGGCTCGAGGGGCGGCCCCCGCCGTCCGAGGCCTCGCCGCTGCAGGCGCTCGTGGACGCGGCGGCGCAGGGCGCGACCGTGACCATCCCGGCCGGCACCTACCGGGGCGATCTGATCGTCGATCGTCCGCTGCGCCTCACCGGCGTCGGCCGGCCCCGGCTGGTGGGGTCGGGCCAGGGCAGCGTGGTGCGCATCCGCGCCCCGGACGTCACGGTGGAGGGCCTCGACGTGGACGGGGTGGGCGGGGGCGACCTGGGGCGCGACAGCTCGGGCGTCCACGTGGCCGCGCCGCGCGCCACCGTCCGCGACGTCCGGATCGAGCGCTCGCTGTTCGGCGTCTACCTGCGCGAGGCGCCGGGCGCCGTGGTCGAGCGCTGCGTCGTCCACGGCATCCCGGGGAAGGACGCCGGCGAGAAGGGCTCGGGCATCCACGTCTGGAACACCGAAGGGTTCACGCTCACCGGCAACGACCTCTCCGACGTCCGGGACGGGCTCTACATCCAGTCCTCCTCGCACGGGCTCATCCGGGGCAACGCCGCGCGCGACCTCCGCTACGGCATCCACTACATGTACTCGGACGACAACGTGTTCGAGGACAACGTGTTCGAGCGCTCGGCGGCGGGCGGCGTGCTCATGCACTCGCGCCGCATCGTCTTCCGCCGCAACCAGTTCCTCCACAACCGCGGGTACGCCTCGGTGGGCCTGCTCTTCAAGTCCTGCGACGACTCGCTGGCGGAGGACAACCTCATCGCCGACAACGCCCGCGGCGTCTTCCTCGAGGGCTCCTACCGCGACGTGCTGCGCCGCAACGTCGTGGCCCGGTCGGACGTCGCGCTCGTCCTGTTCGACTCGTGCGGCGACGTGCGCGTCGAGGGGAACGCGTTCCTGGGCAACCTCGCGCCGCTGGAGCTCGTCGGGCGGCGCACCGACACCCGCCTCGACGGCAACTACTGGTCCGACCACGACGCCCCGGACCTCGACGGCGACGGGGTGAGCGACGCCCCCTTCGTCATCTCGAGCCTCTTCGACCACCTGCGCGGGAACGTCCTCGCCGCCGACCTGGTGGCGCAGAGCCCGGCGGCGGCCGCGCTGGGCGCGGCCGAGCGCGCCTTCCCGGTGCTGCGGCCGATCGAGGCGGTGGATCACCGGCCCCTGGCCCGCCGCCCGGCGCTGCCGGACGTCCCGCGCCCGGCGCGGCCCGGCCGCGGCGCCGATCCCGCCGGCCTGGCGCTGGCGCTGGGGACGCTCGCCGCGGGGGTGGCGGTCCTCGCGGGCGCGGGCCGCGGCGCGGGGGGGCGGGCGTGA
- a CDS encoding nitrous oxide reductase accessory protein NosL, with the protein MTAPRTAVALLVLAACSRGPAGPAPLDTRAETCASCRMAVSDARFAAQLDAPSEEPRFFDDVGCLRDWLAAHPRLPRGAVAWVADHRTKAWARAARAAYAEAPAVETPMASHLLAFADAASRAADPAAAGARPLGPSEVFGPHGPPDGAP; encoded by the coding sequence GTGACCGCCCCGCGCACCGCGGTCGCGCTGCTGGTGCTGGCCGCCTGCTCCCGCGGCCCCGCGGGGCCGGCCCCCCTGGACACGCGCGCGGAGACCTGCGCGTCCTGCAGGATGGCCGTCTCGGACGCGCGCTTCGCCGCGCAGCTCGACGCCCCCTCGGAGGAGCCGCGCTTCTTCGACGACGTCGGCTGCCTGCGCGACTGGCTCGCCGCCCACCCGCGCCTGCCGCGCGGGGCGGTGGCGTGGGTGGCGGACCACCGCACGAAGGCGTGGGCGCGCGCCGCGCGCGCCGCCTACGCCGAGGCGCCCGCCGTCGAGACCCCGATGGCCTCCCACCTCCTCGCCTTCGCCGACGCGGCGTCGCGGGCCGCCGATCCCGCGGCCGCCGGCGCGCGCCCGCTCGGACCGAGCGAGGTCTTCGGACCCCACGGTCCGCCGGACGGCGCTCCGTGA
- a CDS encoding MutS-related protein yields MHDPRAILEARLGARRGAVAAWERRDARIAFLRLLGFAALTAVAVLSLALHRLSAWWLLAPGALFLALVVWHDRTLRRLTRARRAVAFHQEGLARLDGSWAGRGDGGERYAADDHPYAKDLDLFGRGSVFELLCTARTRPGADLLARWLLAPAPVAQVRARQGAAADLAPRLDLREDLAVLGGDARAELHPDRLAAWAELPRALPGWLALPALLAGGVALAALVGWFAGAVPGLAVVGVAAVEWLALRAAQGTLAEILGGVERPGAELLLLADLLARLEREPLEDARLRDLGAALGTGREAASARIRQLGRIVDRGGWADNQVFAPVAFLLLWRLQAALAVERWRAAHGRQVRAWLGAAAELEALSALGAHAFLHPGDPYPELLEPAGGARFEAEGLAHPLLHEGRAVRNDVRLGAGARLLIVSGSNMSGKSTLLRTVGVNTALALAGAPVRARRLALTPLQAGATLRIQDSLAEGRSRFYAEITRLRALLDLAAGTPPLLFLLDELLAGTNSRDRRIGAEAVLRTLLARGAVGLVTTHDLALSEAATALGEAANAHFEDEVHGGEVVFDYRLRPGVVTRSNALALMRAVGLEV; encoded by the coding sequence ATGCACGATCCCCGGGCGATCCTCGAGGCGCGGCTCGGCGCGCGGCGCGGCGCCGTGGCGGCGTGGGAGCGGCGCGACGCGCGCATCGCCTTCCTGCGGCTCCTCGGCTTCGCGGCGCTGACGGCGGTGGCGGTCCTCTCGCTCGCGCTCCACCGGCTCTCGGCCTGGTGGCTCCTCGCGCCCGGCGCGCTCTTCCTCGCGCTCGTCGTATGGCACGACCGCACGCTGCGCCGGCTCACCCGCGCCCGCCGGGCGGTCGCCTTCCACCAGGAGGGGCTGGCGCGGCTCGACGGCTCGTGGGCCGGCCGCGGCGACGGCGGCGAGCGGTACGCGGCGGACGACCACCCCTACGCGAAGGACCTCGACCTCTTCGGCCGGGGCTCGGTCTTCGAGCTCCTCTGCACCGCGCGGACGCGCCCCGGCGCCGACCTGCTCGCGCGCTGGCTCCTCGCGCCGGCCCCGGTCGCCCAGGTGCGCGCGCGCCAGGGGGCGGCTGCCGACCTCGCGCCCCGGCTCGACCTGCGCGAGGACCTGGCGGTGCTGGGCGGCGACGCCCGCGCCGAGCTCCACCCGGACCGGCTCGCCGCCTGGGCCGAGCTGCCGCGCGCCCTGCCCGGCTGGCTCGCCCTGCCCGCGCTCCTCGCCGGCGGGGTCGCGCTGGCGGCGCTGGTGGGCTGGTTCGCGGGGGCGGTGCCGGGCCTGGCGGTGGTGGGCGTCGCGGCGGTGGAGTGGCTGGCGCTGCGCGCCGCGCAGGGGACCCTGGCGGAGATCCTCGGCGGCGTCGAGCGGCCCGGCGCGGAGCTGCTCCTGCTCGCCGACCTCCTGGCGCGGCTGGAGCGCGAGCCGCTCGAGGATGCCCGGCTGCGCGACCTGGGCGCCGCCCTCGGGACCGGGCGCGAGGCGGCCTCGGCTCGCATCCGGCAGCTCGGGCGGATCGTCGACCGCGGCGGCTGGGCGGACAACCAGGTCTTCGCCCCGGTCGCGTTCCTGCTCCTGTGGCGGCTCCAGGCGGCGCTCGCCGTCGAGCGCTGGCGCGCGGCGCACGGGCGGCAGGTGCGCGCCTGGCTCGGGGCCGCGGCCGAGCTCGAGGCGCTCTCCGCGCTCGGCGCCCACGCCTTCCTGCACCCGGGCGACCCGTACCCGGAGCTCCTCGAGCCGGCCGGCGGCGCGCGCTTCGAGGCGGAGGGCCTCGCCCACCCGCTCCTCCACGAGGGGCGCGCGGTCCGCAACGACGTCCGGCTCGGCGCGGGCGCGCGCCTGCTCATCGTGTCCGGCTCCAACATGTCCGGGAAGAGCACGCTCCTCCGCACCGTGGGCGTGAACACCGCGCTGGCGCTGGCGGGCGCGCCGGTGCGGGCGCGGCGGCTCGCGCTCACCCCGCTGCAGGCCGGCGCCACGCTGCGCATCCAGGACTCGCTGGCCGAGGGGCGCTCGCGCTTCTACGCCGAGATCACGCGCCTGCGGGCGCTGCTCGACCTCGCCGCCGGGACGCCGCCGCTCCTGTTCCTGCTCGACGAGCTGCTCGCCGGGACCAACTCGCGCGACCGCCGCATCGGCGCCGAGGCGGTGCTGCGCACCCTCCTCGCCCGCGGCGCGGTGGGCCTCGTGACCACCCACGACCTGGCGCTCTCCGAGGCCGCCACCGCGCTCGGCGAGGCGGCGAACGCCCACTTCGAGGACGAGGTGCACGGCGGCGAGGTGGTGTTCGACTACCGCCTGCGGCCGGGGGTGGTGACGAGGTCGAACGCGCTCGCGCTCATGCGGGCGGTCGGGCTGGAGGTGTGA
- a CDS encoding ABC transporter ATP-binding protein, whose amino-acid sequence MIRFERVSKRYGRHVALSGLSLEVRRGEVVALLGPNGSGKTTTLKAAAGLVHPSEGTVMLGEPPRPAAEPDARRTLSYLPQKVAFPEALTGREVVEFYRRLRGLGAARTDEALHVAALNGAGARQVGTYSGGMVQRLGLAVAALPDAPVLLLDEPTSSLDTAGLGAVYALAVRARREGRAVLFTSHQPADVERLADRVAVLVGGRLVALLGRGELAERLAARGVLRARVERVPPGLGERLASLAPGAAVEGDQVVVPGDARTRAAALQLLAEAGARVRQLAAEEGRLDLLYQELAGGDA is encoded by the coding sequence GTGATCCGGTTCGAGCGCGTGTCGAAGCGGTACGGGCGGCACGTGGCGCTCTCCGGCCTCTCGCTCGAGGTCCGGCGCGGCGAGGTGGTGGCGCTGCTCGGCCCCAACGGCTCGGGCAAGACCACCACGCTCAAGGCGGCGGCGGGCCTGGTCCACCCCAGCGAGGGGACGGTGATGCTCGGGGAGCCGCCGCGGCCCGCGGCCGAGCCCGACGCGCGGCGGACGCTCTCCTACCTGCCGCAGAAGGTCGCCTTCCCGGAGGCGCTCACCGGGCGCGAGGTGGTCGAGTTCTACCGGCGGCTGCGCGGCCTCGGCGCGGCGCGGACCGACGAGGCGCTGCACGTGGCCGCGCTGAACGGCGCCGGCGCTCGCCAGGTGGGCACCTACTCCGGCGGGATGGTGCAGCGGCTCGGGCTCGCCGTGGCGGCGCTGCCGGACGCGCCGGTGCTGCTGCTCGACGAGCCGACGTCGTCCCTCGACACGGCGGGGCTGGGAGCGGTGTACGCGCTGGCGGTGCGGGCGCGGCGCGAGGGGCGGGCGGTCCTGTTCACCTCGCACCAGCCCGCGGACGTGGAGCGGCTGGCCGATCGGGTGGCGGTCCTGGTGGGCGGCCGCCTCGTGGCGCTGCTCGGGCGGGGGGAGCTGGCCGAGCGGCTCGCCGCGCGCGGCGTGCTGCGCGCGCGCGTCGAGCGGGTCCCGCCCGGCCTCGGCGAGCGGCTGGCCTCGCTCGCGCCGGGCGCGGCGGTCGAGGGAGACCAGGTGGTGGTGCCGGGCGACGCGCGGACGCGCGCGGCGGCCCTGCAGCTGCTGGCCGAGGCGGGCGCCCGCGTCCGCCAGCTCGCGGCGGAGGAGGGGCGCCTGGATCTCCTCTACCAGGAGCTCGCCGGAGGGGACGCGTGA
- a CDS encoding nitric-oxide reductase large subunit has protein sequence MNNQRSKAILLFVLVAAFSVLIFGGAKINQHKPPMPAKIVDAQGQVVFTYDDLMAGQRFYLAHGGQHIGSIWGHGAYLAADWSADALHRTGLVAAGLAHGLAADAARGFQQADLDALDAGEKGRVQALVAQELRQNRYDAASDTLVLSTGQAAAVPSLVAYYTQLWQGGSDAMSIPPGVVKTAEEGRQLTAFFWWTAWAAGTNRPGETYTYTANWPYDPLVGNGPLPSALVWSIASVLLLIAGTGLAIYLYMKGREGDDEKPEFAKFSEPNPTPSQRATLPYFLVALVLFILQAALGSMTGHYAVEGNKVFGVDLTHLLPYAASRTWHLQLAVFWIATCWLATGLVIGPAVGGKEPKGQKALVLTLLGALVVVVLGALFGTWAGIQGKLGNDYLFGTQGYEYIELGRVWQVALIAGMLLWLALVYRAIQPALRQEKDAGGLTHLLLYAAVSIPLFYAVGLFYTPGSHISNADYWRWWVVHLWVENFFEVFATVALAFVLSRVGAVKQASATRATYFSIILYLGSGIIGTFHHLYFTGSPLFITALGASFSALEVVPLTLLGFEVYQTLKLAKLGGDAAPYKWPLYFFTAVAFWNMVGAGVFGFLINPPIVLYYAQGLNTTPIHSHGALFGVYGFLAIALMLFSVRNIVKQAAWSDTLLKYAFWGLNLGLAGMMVMSLIPAGFYQFAIAIKHGIWYARSPAVTGSDFIHTVTWLRVIPDVVFDLGAFALVGFLGRAIAVDVRLRRAERNATPSQSAPGRRAA, from the coding sequence GTGAACAACCAGCGTTCCAAGGCGATCCTCCTGTTCGTCCTGGTGGCCGCCTTCAGCGTGCTGATCTTCGGCGGCGCCAAGATCAACCAGCACAAGCCGCCCATGCCGGCGAAGATCGTCGACGCGCAGGGCCAGGTCGTCTTCACCTACGACGACCTCATGGCCGGCCAGCGCTTCTACCTGGCCCACGGCGGTCAGCACATCGGCTCGATCTGGGGCCACGGCGCCTACCTCGCGGCCGACTGGTCGGCCGACGCGCTCCACCGCACCGGCCTCGTCGCCGCCGGCCTCGCGCACGGGCTCGCGGCGGACGCCGCCCGCGGCTTCCAGCAGGCGGACCTCGACGCGCTCGACGCCGGCGAGAAGGGCCGGGTCCAGGCGCTCGTCGCGCAGGAGCTCCGGCAGAACCGGTACGACGCCGCGAGCGACACGCTCGTCCTCTCCACCGGGCAGGCCGCGGCCGTCCCGTCGCTGGTCGCGTACTACACGCAGCTCTGGCAGGGCGGCTCCGACGCGATGTCGATCCCGCCCGGCGTCGTGAAGACCGCCGAGGAGGGCCGGCAGCTCACCGCCTTCTTCTGGTGGACCGCCTGGGCCGCCGGCACGAACCGCCCCGGCGAGACCTACACCTACACCGCGAACTGGCCGTATGACCCGCTCGTCGGCAACGGCCCGCTCCCGTCGGCGCTGGTGTGGTCGATCGCGTCGGTGCTCCTGCTCATCGCCGGCACCGGGCTCGCCATCTACCTCTACATGAAGGGCCGCGAGGGCGACGACGAGAAGCCCGAGTTCGCGAAGTTCTCCGAGCCGAACCCCACCCCCAGCCAGCGCGCCACGCTGCCCTACTTCCTCGTCGCGCTCGTCCTCTTCATCCTGCAGGCCGCGCTCGGCTCGATGACCGGCCACTACGCCGTCGAGGGCAACAAGGTCTTCGGCGTGGACCTCACCCACCTCCTGCCGTACGCCGCCAGCCGGACCTGGCACCTGCAGCTCGCCGTCTTCTGGATCGCCACCTGCTGGCTCGCGACCGGCCTCGTCATCGGCCCGGCGGTGGGCGGCAAGGAGCCGAAGGGCCAGAAGGCGCTCGTGCTGACCCTGCTCGGCGCGCTGGTGGTGGTCGTCCTGGGCGCGCTCTTCGGCACCTGGGCCGGCATCCAGGGCAAGCTCGGGAACGACTACCTCTTCGGCACGCAGGGCTACGAGTACATCGAGCTCGGCCGCGTCTGGCAGGTGGCGCTCATCGCCGGGATGCTGCTCTGGCTCGCGCTCGTCTACCGCGCCATCCAGCCGGCCCTGCGGCAGGAGAAGGACGCGGGCGGCCTCACCCACCTGCTCCTCTACGCCGCGGTCTCCATCCCGCTCTTCTACGCGGTCGGCCTGTTCTACACGCCGGGCAGCCACATCTCGAACGCCGACTACTGGCGCTGGTGGGTGGTGCACCTCTGGGTGGAGAACTTCTTCGAGGTGTTCGCCACCGTCGCGCTCGCCTTCGTGCTCTCCCGCGTCGGCGCCGTGAAGCAGGCCTCCGCCACCCGCGCCACCTACTTCTCGATCATCCTCTACCTGGGCTCGGGCATCATCGGGACCTTCCACCACCTCTACTTCACCGGCTCGCCGCTCTTCATCACCGCGCTCGGCGCGAGCTTCTCGGCGCTGGAGGTGGTGCCGCTCACGCTGCTCGGCTTCGAGGTCTACCAGACCCTCAAGCTCGCGAAGCTGGGCGGGGACGCCGCGCCCTACAAGTGGCCGCTCTACTTCTTCACCGCGGTCGCCTTCTGGAACATGGTCGGCGCGGGCGTGTTCGGGTTCCTCATCAACCCGCCCATCGTCCTCTACTACGCGCAGGGCCTCAACACGACGCCCATCCACTCGCACGGCGCGCTCTTCGGCGTGTACGGCTTCCTCGCCATCGCGCTCATGCTCTTCTCGGTGCGCAACATCGTGAAGCAGGCCGCCTGGTCCGACACGCTCCTGAAGTACGCGTTCTGGGGCCTCAACCTCGGGCTGGCCGGCATGATGGTGATGTCGCTCATCCCGGCGGGCTTCTACCAGTTCGCCATCGCCATCAAGCACGGCATCTGGTACGCGCGCAGCCCGGCGGTCACCGGCAGCGACTTCATCCACACCGTGACCTGGCTGCGCGTCATCCCGGACGTGGTCTTCGACCTGGGCGCCTTCGCCCTGGTCGGCTTCCTCGGGCGGGCCATCGCGGTGGACGTTAGGCTCCGCCGTGCCGAGCGGAACGCGACCCCGAGCCAGAGCGCGCCCGGCCGCCGCGCCGCCTAG
- a CDS encoding multiheme c-type cytochrome, with translation MTHPRTLALLAVLTLAPAAALAAGGEARPKKAAPAKPAAAAVAVPARSQGCVECHQTSSPALVTQWHDSTHARKGVACLDCHQRQAGAADAFQHGDALIATVVTPRDCGRCHQKEAEEFGRSHHAKAGNILASLDNYVAETVEGARVPFNPHGTTPGSSPIMVNGMASAESGCQQCHGTKVALRAKDGGKPITVDDLKPGADGRPTDQAALARVARDADGKPALVEATWPNTGIGRINLDGSLGSCSACHSRHDFAPRRARQPENCGKCHLGPDHPQKEIYEESKHGIAYRDQRDKMNLDAKKWVLGEDYAAAPTCASCHMSANANGGKVTHDPGERLSWTNRPPISLRMDTDAQHRVVTEQDPAKRQALVADTAAQKRDRMKGACTTCHASSYVDAFYKQYDDFQALYAEKFAKPGQELMKALHDNGLLTKIDFDEKLEWDWFYLWHHEGRRARMGVSMNAPDYAHWHGMYEVAEDFYQKIVPEARALIDEAARHGKAAQAKAAGAVLDAILARPEHAWYLEQRAQNPPVQGESVRPPARAN, from the coding sequence GTGACGCACCCGCGCACGCTGGCCCTCCTCGCGGTCCTGACCCTCGCCCCCGCCGCCGCCCTGGCGGCGGGGGGCGAGGCGCGCCCGAAGAAGGCCGCCCCGGCGAAGCCCGCCGCGGCGGCCGTCGCCGTTCCGGCGCGCTCGCAGGGCTGCGTGGAGTGCCATCAGACGTCCAGCCCCGCCCTCGTGACGCAGTGGCACGACAGCACGCACGCCCGGAAGGGCGTCGCCTGCCTCGACTGCCACCAGCGCCAGGCCGGCGCCGCCGACGCGTTCCAGCACGGCGACGCGCTCATCGCCACCGTCGTGACGCCGCGCGACTGCGGCCGCTGCCACCAGAAGGAGGCGGAGGAGTTCGGCCGGAGCCACCACGCCAAGGCCGGCAACATCCTCGCCTCGCTCGACAACTACGTGGCGGAGACGGTGGAGGGCGCGCGCGTCCCGTTCAACCCCCACGGCACCACCCCCGGCTCCTCGCCGATCATGGTGAACGGGATGGCCAGCGCCGAGTCGGGCTGCCAGCAGTGCCACGGCACCAAGGTGGCGCTCCGGGCGAAGGACGGGGGGAAGCCCATCACGGTCGACGACCTGAAGCCGGGCGCCGACGGCAGGCCCACCGACCAGGCGGCGCTGGCGCGCGTGGCGCGCGACGCCGACGGCAAGCCCGCGCTGGTCGAGGCGACCTGGCCCAACACCGGGATCGGCCGCATCAACCTGGACGGCTCGCTCGGCTCCTGCTCCGCCTGCCACAGCCGGCACGACTTCGCGCCCCGCCGCGCCCGCCAGCCGGAGAACTGCGGGAAGTGCCACCTCGGCCCGGACCACCCGCAGAAGGAGATCTACGAAGAGTCGAAGCACGGCATCGCCTACCGCGACCAGCGCGACAAGATGAACCTGGACGCGAAGAAGTGGGTGCTGGGCGAGGACTACGCCGCGGCGCCGACCTGCGCCTCGTGCCACATGTCCGCCAACGCGAACGGCGGGAAGGTGACGCACGACCCCGGCGAGCGCCTCTCCTGGACGAACCGCCCCCCCATCTCGCTCCGCATGGACACCGACGCCCAGCACCGGGTGGTCACCGAGCAGGACCCCGCCAAGCGCCAGGCGCTGGTGGCCGACACCGCCGCGCAGAAACGCGACCGGATGAAGGGGGCCTGCACCACCTGCCACGCCTCGTCCTACGTCGACGCCTTCTACAAGCAGTACGACGACTTCCAGGCCCTCTACGCCGAGAAGTTCGCGAAGCCCGGGCAGGAGCTCATGAAGGCGCTCCACGACAACGGGCTGCTCACCAAGATCGACTTCGACGAGAAGCTCGAGTGGGACTGGTTCTACCTCTGGCACCACGAGGGCCGGCGCGCGCGGATGGGCGTCAGCATGAACGCCCCCGACTACGCGCACTGGCACGGGATGTACGAGGTGGCGGAGGACTTCTACCAGAAGATCGTACCCGAGGCGCGCGCCCTCATCGACGAGGCGGCCCGGCACGGGAAGGCGGCGCAGGCGAAGGCCGCCGGCGCCGTGCTCGACGCCATCCTCGCCCGCCCGGAGCACGCCTGGTACCTCGAGCAGCGGGCGCAGAACCCGCCGGTGCAGGGCGAGTCCGTTCGCCCGCCGGCGCGGGCGAACTGA